A genome region from Anolis carolinensis isolate JA03-04 chromosome 6, rAnoCar3.1.pri, whole genome shotgun sequence includes the following:
- the fus gene encoding RNA-binding protein FUS, whose translation MASNDYSQSATQSYGAYPTPPTQGYSQQTSQPYGQQSYGGYGQSADTSGYSQSSYSSSYGQTQNSGYGTQSTPQAYGSSAGYGSSQTSQTSYGQQSSYPSYSQQPASSTTGSYGTSSQTSSYGQPQSGGYGQQSSYGSQQQSSYGQQPSYNPPQSYGQQSQYGSGSSSGGGSGSGSGGYGQDQSSMSGSGSGGGYGSQDQGGYGGQPDRNRGRGSGGGGGGGYGRGGFDRSGGRGGNRGGRGGMGGGERGGGFNKFGGPRDQGSRHDSAEQDNSDNNTIFVQGLGENVTIESVADYFKQIGIIKTNKKTGQPMINLYTDRETGKLKGEATVSFDDPPSAKAAIDWFDGKEFSGNPIKVSFATRRADFNRGGGNGRGGRGRGGRGGPMGRGGFGGGGGGGGSNSGSGGGSRGGFPSGGGGQQRAGDWKCPNPTCENMNFSWRNECNQCKAPKPDGPGGGGPHMGGGFGEERRGGRGGFDRGGFRGGRGGDRGGFRGGRGGDRGNFGPGKMDSRGDHRQDRRERPY comes from the exons ATGGCGTCTAACG attATAGTCAGTCAGCAACACAGAG tTATGGGGCCTACCCAACTCCACCCACACAGGGTTATTCTCAGCAGACTAGTCAGCCGTATGGGCAGCAGAGCTATGGTGGATATGGACAGTCAGCAGATACTTCAGGATACAGCCAAAGTAGTTACAGCTCTTCTTATGGACAGACTCAAAACT CTGGCTATGGCACTCAGTCCACACCACAGGCCTATGGCTCATCAGCAGGATATGGCAGCAGCCAAACTTCTCAGACATCCTATGGACAGCAGTCATCATATCCCAGCTACTCCCAGCAGCCAGCCAGTTCCACTACTGGAAG TTATGGCACCAGCTCTCAAACCTCCAGCTATGGGCAACCCCAGAGTGGAGGTTATGGCCAGCAATCAAGCTATGGCAGCCAGCAGCAGAGCTCCTATGGGCAGCAGCCTTCCTACAACCCACCTCAGAGCTATGGCCAGCAAAGTCAGTATGGCAGTGGCAGTAGCAGTGGAGGAGGCAGCGGTAGTGGAT cTGGTGGCTATGGCCAGGATCAGTCCTCTATGAGTGGAAGTGGTAGTGGAGGAGGCTATGGCAGTCAGGATCAAGGTGGATATGGGGGTCAGCCAGACCGCAACCGCGGTAGAGGCAGTGGAGGAGGCGGTGGCGGTGGATATGGTAGAGGAGGCTTCGACCGGAGTGGTGGTAGAGGCGGCAACAGAGGTGGCCGTGGAGGCATGGG CGGTGGTGAGCGAGGTGGTGGCTTCAATAAATTTGGTG GACCCCGGGACCAAGGATCACGCCATGATTCTG CTGAACAAGATAATTCTGACAACAACACCATCTTTGTTCAAGGACTTGGTGAAAATGTAACTATTGAGTCAGTAGCAGACTACTTCAAGCAGATTGGAATAATCAAG ACAAACAAGAAAACTGGACAGCCCATGATTAATCTATACACAGACCGTGAAACGGGAAAATTGAAAGGCGAGGCTACTGTGTCTTTTGATGACCCTCCATCTGCAAAGGCTGCAATTGATTGGTTTGATG GTAAAGAGTTCTCAGGCAACCCCATCAAAGTTTCATTTGCTACGCGGAGGGCAGATTTCAACCGAGGTGGTGGCAATGGCCGTGGAGGAAGAGGCCGTGGTGGTAGAGGAG GACCCATGGGCCGTGGGggatttggtggtggtggtggcggcggtgGCAGCAACAGTGGCTCTGGCGGAGGCAGCAGGGGAGGCTTCCCCAGTGGGGGAGGTGGCCAGCAACGTGCAGGAGACTGGAAGTGCCCCAACCC AACATGTGAAAACATGAATTTCTCATGGCGTAATGAATGCAATCAGTGTAAAGCCCCCAAACCAGATGGCCCTGGAGGAGGGGGACCACACATGG GAGGTGGATTTGGTGAAGAACGACGTGGAGGCCGGGGAGGCTTTGACCGAGGTGGATTCCGGGGAGGGAGAGGGGGTGACCGAGGTGGCTTCCGAGGCGGAAGAGGTGGAGATCGGGGCAACTTCGGACCAGGAAAAATGGATTCCCG AGGCGACCACAGACAGGACCGCCGTGAGAGACCCTATTGA